From Dehalobacter sp. 12DCB1:
TGCTTTTGTGACGATTGAAGCACTTATCGAAGCCCAAAACGCAGCAATGATCGGTGCTGCGTGTGCCGCAACGGCTGCATCCAGCGGCAGCTAGCGCGTATCGATCATCCGCCAGGCAGTTTTGTCTGCTAGGTGGCTATTAAAAGCGGACTCCGCATCTATAAAGACATGATCATAGTGACCGAATTCAGGCTGCGAAAATATGGATTTCGGTATAACAAGCTCCGCAATACAGGCGGTTTTTCTGAAAACTGGTGGTATAGGGTGACCGGTCTGCATGGGTATAGGGACTGGTGTACGAGTCCGGTGAACTCCAGTTGGAAGACCATAGTGAGGCAAGTCCGCCGTCAGGATAACCTAGGAAAATAATATCGCTTTCAGATAGTCCCAATGATGTCAAAGCTTTCACTGATTCCTGCTGGCGCGTATAGCCAAAATGGATATATTCTTTTGGTGTAAGCGTCATTTTTGTATAGTCTAAATGGGCTGCGACCCTATAACCATCACCATTGGTCATAAGGACCACTTTTACTTTACCTCCATTAACCAACGTCTTTTTGATGAGCATACCCGCCCCCAGTGTCTCGTCATCGGGGTGCGGAGCAATGACAAGGACCCTGGAGCTTGCTCCGGGCGTATCGGTATGCTCCGAAGTTGTGTCGACCATATAATTGGCAACCATTTGATCCGATATGATAAATACAAACGCGAATACAAGGATCAGAGTCGAAGCAGCCAGGAAAATTCTTCTTTTCAAAATCTTTTTCATAATATCTCTTCTAAGCCCATCAAAATTTGTATTCAAGATTTTTTGCTCGAGCGATTTTATACAAAATTTATAGTCTTTATAGTTAAATTGTTACCTAATATTATATCTTAAAATAAGATGCTTAAAAATAGCATGAGATAATAAAAATTGAGATGTGACTAAATTAAAATGATTTAAATAAAATTAAGCATTCATTATGTGAGGTGATATTACCCTAGGATAATTTTTGAAATAACACAAAAAGTGCAAGTAAAGCTTAAAAAATAAAAAAATTACAAAATTAATTATTAAGTAGAGGATTAAATTATAAATAAAAATAAAATTCTATAGGCTGAGTAATACTTCTTAAGGAAGATGTTTGTATTTTCTGTAAACATTAAATAAAATTCTCAAGTTAGTACTAGTCAAAATGTAGAGATATGGTATAATGATATTGCTACATTTTCTCGGGGGCGTTTTAGACTCGCTCGGGGGAGCAATGGTAAGAGTTGCGTGTCGAGATCCCGCTTGACCTCGTTAAACAGCGGACAAACAATAACTGACAAAACAAATTACGCTTTAGCAGCTTAAGCTGCTACATCCTGCCTTCTGTGTCTGCGGTGAAGAGTTCAGGGTGTCAAAACAGCAGGCTATCCTGTGAGACCACCGTCTGAGGTCAATCAGGTAAACGAATCAGACTGGCTTCAAAGGAATCCCGCTTTCAGGAGTCCAGCGAAGCGAGAAGTAAAATGAGAGCTACACACGTAGATACTTTTGGTATTGTCTTTCGATACAGGGGTGCAAGTCCCCTCGCCTCCACCAAAATTTGTCCAAAA
This genomic window contains:
- a CDS encoding PIG-L family deacetylase — encoded protein: MKKILKRRIFLAASTLILVFAFVFIISDQMVANYMVDTTSEHTDTPGASSRVLVIAPHPDDETLGAGMLIKKTLVNGGKVKVVLMTNGDGYRVAAHLDYTKMTLTPKEYIHFGYTRQQESVKALTSLGLSESDIIFLGYPDGGLASLWSSNWSSPDSYTSPYTHADRSPYTTSFQKNRLYCGACYTEIHIFAA